The following are encoded in a window of Thunnus albacares chromosome 9, fThuAlb1.1, whole genome shotgun sequence genomic DNA:
- the LOC122989174 gene encoding 5-hydroxytryptamine receptor 3A-like, which translates to MTEVKQAELIVFCFMLLHGFVAALNCTSSSPESLFNAFEKDLFPKKLVRPVKRFSDPINITISITVVGILGVNEKAQTLTTFLWQVLEWDIEGLSWDEKECGTKRVSLPREKLWIPDVQISEFMDEDKSRESPYLYLYNTGRVYDDKPVRVISSCRLIIYTFPFDIQNCTLTFGSHLHFASEITMIQGATSEEILKESREVIKTNGEWELVDIKVSTSNLVLYEGSYSEIKYFIILRRRPILYVVNLLIPSAFLITLDIFSFLLPPHSVDRCAFKMTLILGYTVFLLIMNDLLPVTGYTTPILNVAFSISFALMVASLLETIFITNIQFSSSQYNAVPHWVSVLVLHYLAIVVCLPPKKKSNRVTVSIRPPAGDIIPTNEFQSISGSTPSLKPPLEPALDELMKLSNDLRVIRLLMEKHCEGSKTSREWYMVGIVIDRLLFGIYIVFILVSFITIVCIWVFSNLLH; encoded by the exons atgacagaggTTAAGCAAGCTGAGCTCATCGTCTTCTGTTTCATGCTGCTTCACG GTTTTGTAGCAGCATTGAATTGTACCAGCTCAAGCCCTGAATCCTTGTTCAATGCATTTGAGAAGGatttatttccaaaaaaacTGGTGCGGCCCGTAAAAAGGTTTTCAGATCCAATTAACATAACCATCAGCATCACTGTGGTGGGAATTTTAGGAGTG AATGAAAAAGCCCAAACCCTGACAACATTCTTATGGCAAGTCCTG GAGTGGGATATAGAGGGACTGAGCTGGGATGAGAAGGAATGTGGAACCAAAAGAGTCTCTCTCCCTCGGGAAAAGCTGTGGATTCCAGATGTCCAAATCTCAGAGTT CATGGACGAGGACAAATCTCGCGAAAGTCCCTATCTCTACTTATACAACACAGGTCGTGTTTATGATGATAAGCCAGTCAGAGTGATCAGTTCCTGCCGATTAATAATCTACACTTTCCCCTTCGATATCCAAAACTGTACTTTGACCTTTGGATCACATCTACACTTTG CTTCAGAAATAACGATGATTCAAGGCGCCACGTCTGAGGAGATCCTGAAGGAGTCCAGAGAAGTGATAAAGACCAATGGAGAGTGGGAGCTTGTCGACATCAAAGTGTCCACATCTAATCTGGTGTTATATGAGGGAAGCTACTCTGAGATCAAATACTTT ATCATTTTAAGACGTAGGCCAATCCTGTATGTGGTGAACCTCCTGATCCCCAGCGCCTTCCTCATCACATTGGACATTTTCAGCTTCCTGCTGCCTCCCCATAGTGTGGACAGATGTGCCTTCAAGATGACCCTCATCCTGGGCTACACGGTCTTCCTGCTCATCATGAATGACCTGCTACCTGTCACTGGGTATACAACACCTATTTTGA ACGTTGCGTTCTCAATCAGTTTCGCTCTGATGGTGGCCAGCCTGTTGGAGACCATATTTATCACTAATATCCAGTTTAGCTCCAGCCAATACAATGCGGTGCCTCACTGGGTCAGCGTCCTTGTGCTACACTATCTAGCTATAGTCGTTTGTCTCCCCCCGAAAAAGAAGAGTAACCGTGTCACCGTCTCCATTCGCCCACCTGCTGGAG ACATCATCCCAACAAATGAGTTTCAGAGCATCTCTGGTAGCACACCTTCATTAAAACCCCCTCTGGAGCCAGCCCTGGATGAACTGATGAAGCTGAGCAATGATCTCAGGGTCATCCGCCTCCTGATGGAAAAACACTGCGAGGGAAGCAAAACATCGCGGGAGTGGTACATGGTCGGTATAGTCATAGACCGTCTGCTTTTTGGCATCTACATTGTCTTCATCTTGGTCAGCTTTATTACCATTGTATGTATCTGGGTTTTTAGCAACTTACTGCACTGA
- the LOC122989517 gene encoding 5-hydroxytryptamine receptor 3A-like → MTEVKPSELIIFCFMLLHGFVAALNCTSSSPESLFNAFEKDLFPKKLVRPVKRFSDPINITIGITVVGILGVNEKTQTLTTFLWQVLEWDIEGLSWDEKECGTKRVSVPREKLWIPDVQISEFMDEDKSPESPYLYLYNTGHVYDDKPVRVISSCRLIIYTFPFDIQNCTLTFGSYLHFASEITMIQGATSEEILQESREVMETNGEWELVDIKVSTSNLVLYEGSYSEIKYFIILSRRPILYVVNLLIPSAFLITLDIFSFLLPPHSVDRCAFKMTLILGYTVFLLIMNDLLPVTGYTTPILNVAFSISFALMVASLLETIFITNIQFSSSQYNAVPHWVSVLVLHYLAIVVRLPPKKKSNRVTVSIRPPAGDIIPTNEFQSISGSTPSLKPPLEPALDELMKLSNDLRVIRLLMEKHCEGSKTSREWYMVGIVIDRLLFGIYIVFILVSFITIVCIWVFSNLLH, encoded by the exons atgacagaggTTAAGCCATCTGAGCTCATCATCTTCTGTTTCATGCTGCTTCACG GTTTTGTAGCAGCATTGAATTGTACCAGCTCAAGCCCTGAATCCTTGTTTAATGCATTTGAGAAGGatttatttccaaaaaaacTAGTGCGGCCCGTAAAAAGGTTTTCAGATCCAATTAACATAACCATTGGCATCACTGTGGTGGGAATTTTAGGAGTG AATGAAAAAACCCAAACCCTGACAACATTCTTATGGCAAGTCCTG GAGTGGGACATAGAGGGACTGAGCTGGGATGAGAAGGAATGTGGAACCAAAAGAGTCTCTGTCCCTCGGGAAAAGCTGTGGATTCCAGATGTCCAAATCTCAGAGTT CATGGACGAGGACAAATCTCCCGAAAGTCCCTATCTCTACTTATACAACACAGGTCATGTTTATGATGATAAGCCAGTCAGAGTGATCAGTTCCTGCCGATTAATAATCTACACTTTCCCCTTCGATATCCAAAACTGTACTCTGACCTTTGGATCATATCTACACTTTG CTTCAGAAATAACGATGATTCAAGGCGCCACATCTGAGGAGATCCTGCAGGAGTCCAGAGAAGTGATGGAGACCAATGGGGAGTGGGAGCTTGTCGACATCAAAGTGTCCACATCTAATCTGGTGTTATATGAGGGAAGCTACTCTGAGATCAAATACTTT ATCATTTTAAGTCGTAGGCCAATCCTGTATGTGGTGAACCTCCTGATCCCCAGCGCCTTCCTCATCACATTGGACATTTTCAGCTTCCTGCTGCCTCCCCATAGTGTGGACAGATGTGCCTTCAAGATGACCCTCATCCTGGGCTACACGGTCTTCCTGCTCATCATGAATGACCTGCTACCTGTCACTGGGTATACAACACCTATTTTGA ACGTTGCGTTCTCAATCAGTTTCGCTCTGATGGTGGCCAGCCTGTTGGAGACCATATTTATCACTAATATCCAGTTTAGCTCCAGCCAATACAATGCGGTGCCTCACTGGGTCAGCGTCCTTGTGCTACACTATCTAGCTATAGTCGTTCGTCTCCCCCCGAAAAAGAAGAGTAACCGTGTCACCGTCTCCATTCGCCCACCTGCTGGAG ACATCATCCCAACAAATGAGTTTCAGAGCATCTCTGGTAGCACACCTTCATTAAAACCCCCTCTGGAGCCAGCCCTGGATGAACTGATGAAGCTGAGCAATGATCTCAGGGTCATCCGCCTCCTGATGGAAAAACACTGCGAGGGAAGCAAAACATCGCGGGAGTGGTACATGGTCGGTATAGTCATAGACCGTCTGCTTTTTGGCATCTACATTGTCTTCATCTTGGTCAGCTTTATTACCATTGTATGTATCTGGGTTTTTAGCAACTTACTGCACTGA